One part of the Actinomycetes bacterium genome encodes these proteins:
- a CDS encoding alpha/beta hydrolase-fold protein, protein MLPWHADLAGSLDRLTISSDLLRGNPLGDPHERPLWVYTPPGYDPAGSDRYPAVYVIQGYTGHLTMWDNRAPFRQPFTETADRVFAEEGAPPCVVVYVDAWTSYGGSQFVDSTGTGRYHSYLCDEVVPFVDARYRTIPDRESRAISGKSSGGFGAMITPMLRPDLFGALATHAGDALYEYCYLPEFAEVTRHLRAYGGDIWRWWDAFHQRPPFSRGEDAALMTALGCSAAFSPGDDGRPVLPVDPVTGVVRPEVWERWLAWDPVRMVERYADAVLSLRAVWLDAGTADDYYLDLGAEAFRAELTRVGLPDDRVHFELFEATHAAIDYRYPLALSWLAHRLAR, encoded by the coding sequence ATGTTGCCTTGGCATGCCGACCTCGCCGGGTCGCTGGACCGGCTGACGATCTCCTCCGACCTGCTGCGCGGCAACCCGCTCGGCGACCCGCACGAGCGCCCGCTCTGGGTCTACACGCCGCCGGGCTACGACCCTGCCGGCTCGGACCGCTACCCGGCGGTCTACGTCATCCAGGGCTACACCGGGCACCTGACGATGTGGGACAACCGGGCGCCGTTCCGCCAGCCGTTCACCGAGACCGCCGACCGGGTGTTCGCCGAGGAGGGTGCCCCGCCGTGCGTGGTCGTCTACGTCGACGCGTGGACGTCGTACGGCGGGTCGCAGTTCGTCGACTCGACCGGCACCGGGCGCTACCACTCATACCTCTGCGACGAGGTCGTGCCCTTCGTGGACGCGCGCTACCGGACGATCCCGGACCGCGAGTCGCGGGCGATCTCCGGCAAGTCCAGCGGCGGCTTCGGCGCGATGATCACGCCGATGCTGCGGCCGGACCTCTTCGGCGCGCTGGCCACTCACGCCGGTGACGCGCTCTACGAGTACTGCTACCTCCCGGAGTTCGCCGAGGTGACTCGCCACCTGCGGGCCTACGGCGGTGACATCTGGCGCTGGTGGGACGCGTTCCACCAGCGCCCGCCCTTCAGCCGCGGCGAGGACGCGGCGCTGATGACGGCGCTCGGGTGCTCGGCGGCGTTCTCGCCCGGCGACGACGGGCGCCCGGTGCTCCCGGTGGACCCGGTGACCGGCGTGGTGCGGCCCGAGGTGTGGGAGCGGTGGCTCGCGTGGGACCCGGTGCGGATGGTCGAGCGGTACGCCGACGCGGTGCTCTCGCTGCGAGCCGTGTGGCTCGACGCGGGCACGGCCGACGACTACTACCTCGACCTGGGGGCGGAGGCGTTCCGGGCCGAGCTGACCCGGGTGGGGCTGCCGGACGACCGGGTGCACTTCGAGCTGTTCGAGGCGACCCATGCCGCGATCGACTACCGCTACCCCCTCGCGCTCAGCTGGCTGGCCCACCGGCTGGCGCGCTGA